A genomic segment from Burkholderiales bacterium encodes:
- the waaF gene encoding lipopolysaccharide heptosyltransferase II — MVRILVIAPSWVGDTVMAQPLFARLKARFPSAQLAVFAAAWVAPLATRMPEVDEVIHNPFAHGELALGRRWRLARALAGRFDWAIVLPNSLKSALLPFFAGIRRRTGYVGEFRYGLLNDVRHLDEAALPLMVERFAWLAEEKDAPLSRPLPPPRLRVEESQRTATLARLGLAGDPAPIAFCPGAEYGPAKRWPAHHFAHLARLLAEAGHTVWLLGSQRDRPLGEAIAAESPARNLCGRTGLEEAIDLLASARAVVTNDSGLMHVAAAVQTPLVALYGSSSPAFTPPLSDQARILSLALPCSPCFKRVCPLGHLDCLEKLTPEAVRNTLAALLAPPALKGNS; from the coding sequence ATGGTGCGCATCCTGGTCATCGCCCCCTCCTGGGTGGGAGACACCGTGATGGCGCAACCCCTCTTCGCCCGGCTCAAGGCGCGCTTCCCCAGCGCGCAGCTCGCCGTCTTCGCCGCCGCCTGGGTGGCGCCGCTGGCGACACGCATGCCGGAGGTGGACGAAGTCATCCATAACCCCTTTGCCCATGGGGAACTGGCGCTCGGCCGCCGCTGGCGGCTTGCCCGGGCGCTGGCGGGCCGCTTCGACTGGGCGATCGTGCTGCCCAACTCCCTGAAATCGGCGCTGCTGCCCTTCTTTGCCGGCATCCGGCGCCGCACGGGCTATGTGGGCGAGTTCCGCTATGGGCTCCTCAACGATGTGCGGCACCTCGACGAGGCGGCGCTGCCCCTCATGGTGGAGCGTTTCGCCTGGCTTGCGGAGGAAAAGGACGCTCCCCTTTCCCGGCCCCTGCCGCCCCCCCGGCTGCGGGTGGAAGAATCCCAGCGCACCGCCACCCTGGCCCGCCTGGGCCTTGCCGGCGACCCCGCCCCCATCGCCTTCTGCCCCGGGGCGGAATACGGGCCGGCGAAGCGCTGGCCGGCGCACCATTTCGCCCATCTCGCCCGCCTGCTGGCCGAAGCGGGCCACACCGTGTGGCTTTTGGGCTCGCAGCGGGATCGCCCCCTGGGGGAAGCCATCGCCGCGGAAAGCCCGGCCCGCAATCTGTGCGGAAGGACGGGCCTTGAGGAGGCCATCGATCTTCTGGCGAGCGCCCGTGCCGTCGTCACCAACGATTCCGGCCTCATGCATGTGGCCGCCGCCGTGCAAACCCCGCTGGTTGCCCTCTATGGCTCCTCGAGTCCCGCTTTCACACCCCCCCTCTCGGACCAAGCGCGCATCCTGAGCCTTGCCCTGCCCTGCAGCCCCTGTTTCAAGCGGGTCTGCCCCCTGGGCCACCTCGACTGCCTGGAAAAACTCACCCCGGAAGCCGTGCGCAACACCCTCGCCGCCCTCCTTGCCCCTCCCGCGCTTAAGGGGAATTCTTGA
- a CDS encoding phosphate/phosphite/phosphonate ABC transporter substrate-binding protein — translation MVRFLLRAFGIVLLLASPAAPAANSLTLALFPYVSRVQLVEFHTPLKRYLEAELKRPVELVTAPDFLTYARRTLAGEYDLILSAPHIGRLAEKRAGFQRLVMTGHEVQAVFLVQRESPIRELADLKGRTVMIAQPVSLIYQMAVEHLRQHGLVPGRDVTIVETGTHNNALYAPARGEADASATGILLWINAEPALKAQLRELDRTPGTPGFTLHAHPHLEPALREKIRAALLRFPQTPEGRAYFEQTGLKGFRPIDDQSMKAIDPFVPVVEAALANKP, via the coding sequence ATGGTGCGTTTCCTTTTGCGCGCATTCGGCATCGTTCTGCTGCTGGCAAGCCCCGCGGCCCCTGCCGCCAACTCGCTCACCCTGGCCCTTTTTCCCTACGTCTCCCGCGTCCAGCTGGTGGAATTCCACACCCCCCTCAAGCGTTATCTCGAAGCCGAGCTCAAGCGTCCCGTCGAGCTTGTCACCGCGCCGGATTTCCTCACCTATGCCAGACGCACCCTGGCGGGGGAATACGACCTCATCTTGAGCGCGCCCCACATTGGGCGGTTGGCGGAAAAGCGCGCCGGCTTTCAGCGGCTCGTGATGACGGGACACGAAGTGCAGGCGGTCTTCCTGGTGCAGCGGGAGTCGCCCATCCGTGAGCTTGCCGACCTCAAGGGCCGCACGGTGATGATCGCCCAGCCCGTTTCCCTCATCTATCAGATGGCCGTCGAACACCTGCGCCAGCACGGGCTCGTCCCGGGCCGCGACGTCACCATCGTGGAGACCGGCACCCACAATAACGCCCTTTACGCCCCCGCGCGCGGGGAAGCGGATGCCTCGGCCACCGGCATCCTGCTCTGGATCAACGCCGAGCCGGCGCTGAAAGCGCAACTGCGGGAGCTGGACCGCACGCCGGGCACCCCCGGCTTCACACTCCATGCCCATCCGCACCTTGAGCCGGCCTTGCGGGAGAAAATCCGCGCCGCACTGTTGCGCTTCCCCCAGACACCGGAAGGCCGGGCTTATTTCGAGCAGACGGGACTCAAGGGCTTCCGGCCCATTGACGATCAAAGCATGAAAGCCATCGACCCCTTCGTCCCGGTCGTGGAAGCGGCGTTGGCAAACAAACCGTAA
- a CDS encoding EAL domain-containing protein gives MPDLPPVPFWRSLRTKLVLVSLVVEVLMLGLLLANSFRLLNETLQEQTQARLESLTPLLNAALSARLFERDHASIREILQQLVNSPRADLAYIVVYDNRGQVYALEGAVDPAAMPPLDRDVAGSLLDLTYDAYSPLTVGSVQVGSVRFGLSLASLARSRDKLLRQSAWIAGTEVFLSFLLLGAAGFLLTRHIRSLLNATRRVAAGDYAIHIPARGRDEIRELAENFNRMSAAVRDRIEALRRSEQALFLEKQRAEVTLHAIADGVIITDAEGRVTYMNPVAESLTGHTLAEARNKPVEAIYEVVDEETGVRLSNPVRQCLAQDTVIPGTPRAQLRRSDGTRHSVEETVSPLYDEGGRLIGALLAVRDVTAAREATRQLEYQATHDLLTGLINRRAFEQALERALAEAQQEGRSHAFCYMDLDQFKVVNDTCGHAAGDRLLIELTHLLGSKIREKDLLGRLGGDEFGLLLHDVDLEQAQALAGLLRDAIRDYRFRSDGYTFQVGVSIGVVALGPDTGTLAEVLTAADVACYIAKDKGRSEIYVFRENDVEQARRQMEMQWSARIPPALRENRFVLHHQRILPLREDAGLPRRCELLVRMVEPDGTLVLPGRLIPAAERFRQMPDIDRWVIQHALALIARLPPDRYASYAINLSGQSLGQPAFLDFVRESIRQSGIDPRRLAFEITETAAIQHIGQAHRFMAELKALGCQFALDDFGSGLSSFGYLKNLPVDYLKIDGGFVRNMLSDGHDRAIVVAIAQIARSLGLSCVAEFVEDEATLIALREIGVDYGQGFHLHRPEPLRADDGDTQQAQGGHP, from the coding sequence ATGCCGGACCTTCCCCCTGTTCCCTTCTGGCGCTCCCTGCGCACCAAGCTGGTTCTGGTCAGTCTGGTCGTGGAGGTGCTCATGCTGGGGCTGCTTTTGGCCAACAGTTTCCGTCTGTTGAATGAGACGCTGCAGGAACAGACCCAGGCCCGGCTGGAATCCTTGACCCCACTCCTCAACGCGGCCCTTTCCGCCCGCCTCTTCGAACGGGACCATGCGTCCATCCGGGAAATCCTGCAGCAACTGGTGAACAGCCCCCGCGCCGATCTCGCCTACATCGTGGTCTACGACAACCGGGGGCAGGTCTATGCGCTGGAAGGCGCAGTGGATCCTGCAGCCATGCCGCCGCTGGACCGCGATGTCGCCGGCAGCCTCCTCGATCTCACCTATGATGCCTATTCGCCCCTCACCGTGGGCAGTGTGCAGGTGGGCAGTGTGCGCTTCGGTCTGTCCCTCGCCTCCCTGGCCCGTTCCCGGGACAAGCTCCTGCGCCAGAGTGCCTGGATCGCCGGCACCGAGGTGTTCCTTTCCTTTCTCCTCCTGGGCGCCGCAGGTTTCCTGCTGACCCGTCACATCCGCTCCCTGCTCAACGCCACCCGCCGGGTGGCCGCCGGCGATTACGCAATCCACATCCCGGCGCGGGGCCGGGACGAAATCCGGGAACTGGCCGAAAACTTCAACCGCATGTCGGCGGCCGTGCGCGACCGCATCGAAGCCCTGCGCCGGTCGGAGCAGGCCCTGTTCCTGGAAAAACAGCGGGCGGAGGTCACCCTGCACGCCATTGCCGATGGCGTGATCATCACCGACGCCGAAGGCCGCGTCACCTACATGAACCCGGTCGCCGAATCCCTCACCGGTCACACCCTGGCCGAAGCCCGGAACAAGCCCGTGGAGGCAATCTACGAGGTGGTGGACGAGGAAACCGGCGTGCGCCTTTCCAACCCGGTGCGTCAGTGCCTCGCCCAGGACACGGTGATCCCGGGCACACCGCGCGCCCAATTGCGGCGCAGCGACGGAACCCGGCATTCCGTGGAGGAGACCGTCTCGCCCCTCTACGACGAAGGCGGCAGGCTGATCGGCGCGCTGCTGGCCGTGCGCGACGTGACCGCGGCGCGGGAGGCGACCCGGCAGTTGGAATATCAGGCCACCCATGACCTGCTCACCGGGCTAATCAACCGCCGCGCCTTCGAGCAGGCCCTGGAACGGGCCCTGGCGGAAGCGCAACAGGAAGGTCGCAGCCATGCCTTCTGCTACATGGACCTGGACCAGTTCAAGGTGGTCAACGACACCTGCGGCCATGCCGCCGGCGACCGGCTGCTCATCGAGCTCACCCATCTGCTCGGCAGCAAAATCCGGGAGAAGGATCTGCTGGGCCGCCTCGGTGGCGATGAATTCGGCCTGCTGCTGCACGATGTGGACCTGGAACAGGCCCAGGCGCTGGCCGGCCTTCTGCGGGATGCCATTCGCGATTACCGCTTCCGCAGCGACGGCTACACCTTTCAGGTGGGTGTCAGCATCGGTGTGGTTGCCCTCGGTCCCGATACCGGCACGCTGGCGGAGGTGCTCACCGCCGCCGATGTAGCCTGCTACATCGCCAAGGACAAGGGACGCAGCGAAATCTACGTGTTCCGCGAAAACGATGTGGAACAGGCGCGGCGGCAGATGGAAATGCAATGGTCGGCGCGCATTCCGCCGGCACTCCGGGAAAACCGCTTCGTCCTGCATCACCAGCGCATCCTGCCGCTACGAGAGGATGCCGGACTTCCCCGCCGCTGCGAACTGCTGGTGCGCATGGTGGAGCCGGATGGCACGCTGGTGCTGCCCGGCAGACTGATCCCCGCCGCCGAGCGCTTCCGCCAGATGCCGGACATCGACCGCTGGGTGATCCAGCATGCCCTGGCCCTCATCGCGCGGCTGCCGCCAGACCGCTATGCCTCCTACGCCATCAACCTCTCGGGCCAATCCCTCGGCCAGCCAGCCTTCCTCGATTTCGTCAGGGAGAGCATCCGTCAAAGCGGCATCGATCCCCGCCGCCTGGCCTTCGAGATCACGGAGACCGCGGCCATCCAGCACATCGGCCAGGCCCATCGCTTCATGGCGGAACTCAAGGCCCTCGGCTGTCAATTCGCCCTCGACGATTTCGGCAGCGGACTGTCCTCCTTCGGCTATCTGAAAAACCTGCCCGTGGACTATCTGAAGATCGATGGCGGCTTCGTGCGCAACATGCTGAGCGATGGCCATGACCGCGCCATCGTGGTTGCCATCGCCCAGATCGCCCGCAGCCTGGGTCTAAGCTGTGTCGCCGAGTTCGTGGAGGATGAAGCCACCCTCATCGCGCTGCGGGAGATCGGCGTCGATTACGGCCAGGGCTTCCATCTGCACCGCCCCGAGCCCCTGCGCGCCGATGACGGCGATACGCAGCAGGCGCAGGGCGGCCACCCCTGA
- the hemN gene encoding oxygen-independent coproporphyrinogen III oxidase, translating to MRVAPELLEKYSKPGPRYTSYPTAPYFTEAFGEREWREEMRRAQHHRGLSLYVHIPFCDTLCYYCGCNMVATHDYSKATRYLDFLSREIDSYADLIAKGRRVEQLHWGGGTPTYLRPDDIRRLAEHLHRRFVFAGEVEAGCEVDPRELSREHVAALKEAGFNRLSLGVQDLDPVVQRAVNRVQPESLVRQVFGWMREAGFASINMDLMVGLPHQSVASFATTLEKIIDMGPDRLAVFSYAHVPWLKKHQKLIHEADLPDFSTRIALQQLILERLTAAGYVYIGMDHFARPHDELVKAQAQGTLHRNFQGYTTHKDCDIYAFGVSAISQTEDVYVQNCKRLSDYEARIAAGRLATERGVRVSRDDKIRRDAILALMCDLYLDRQALAAKWGIDFDAYFADALDELAGLAADGLVVITPERIAVTDLGRIFLRNIAMCFDAYLKRDRDQPRYSRTV from the coding sequence ATGCGTGTCGCGCCTGAACTGCTCGAAAAATACAGCAAGCCCGGCCCCCGCTATACGTCGTATCCGACGGCTCCCTATTTTACGGAGGCGTTCGGGGAAAGGGAATGGCGGGAGGAGATGCGCCGCGCGCAGCATCACCGCGGCTTGTCCCTTTACGTGCACATTCCTTTCTGCGACACCCTCTGCTACTACTGCGGCTGCAACATGGTGGCGACCCATGATTACAGCAAGGCGACGCGCTACCTCGATTTCCTCAGCCGCGAAATCGATTCTTATGCCGACCTCATCGCAAAGGGGCGCAGGGTCGAACAGCTCCACTGGGGCGGCGGCACGCCGACCTATCTGCGACCGGATGACATCCGACGCCTCGCCGAGCATCTGCATCGCCGTTTCGTCTTTGCCGGGGAGGTGGAGGCGGGCTGCGAGGTGGATCCGCGGGAGCTTTCCCGGGAGCACGTGGCGGCACTGAAGGAAGCTGGCTTCAACCGCCTGAGTCTGGGCGTGCAGGACCTCGACCCGGTGGTGCAGCGTGCGGTGAACCGGGTGCAGCCCGAGTCACTGGTGCGGCAAGTCTTCGGCTGGATGCGGGAGGCGGGTTTTGCCAGCATCAACATGGACCTCATGGTGGGCCTGCCCCACCAGAGCGTGGCAAGCTTCGCCACCACCCTGGAAAAAATCATCGACATGGGGCCCGACCGGCTGGCGGTGTTTAGCTACGCCCACGTGCCGTGGCTGAAGAAGCACCAGAAGCTCATCCACGAGGCCGACCTGCCGGATTTTTCCACCCGCATCGCTCTGCAGCAGCTCATCCTGGAGCGCCTCACCGCGGCAGGCTACGTCTATATCGGCATGGATCACTTCGCGCGGCCCCATGACGAGCTGGTCAAGGCGCAGGCGCAAGGCACCCTGCACCGCAATTTCCAGGGCTACACCACGCACAAGGACTGCGACATCTACGCCTTCGGTGTCTCGGCCATCAGCCAGACCGAAGACGTTTATGTGCAGAACTGCAAGCGGCTTTCGGACTATGAGGCGCGCATTGCGGCGGGGCGCCTTGCCACGGAACGGGGTGTCCGGGTGAGCCGCGACGACAAAATCCGCCGCGATGCCATTCTCGCCCTGATGTGCGATCTTTACCTCGACCGGCAGGCCCTGGCGGCGAAATGGGGCATCGATTTCGACGCCTATTTTGCCGACGCCCTCGATGAGCTTGCCGGGCTGGCGGCGGACGGGCTGGTGGTGATCACCCCGGAACGCATCGCGGTCACCGACCTGGGGCGCATCTTCCTGCGCAATATCGCCATGTGCTTCGATGCCTACCTCAAGCGTGATCGGGACCAGCCCCGCTATTCACGCACGGTGTGA
- a CDS encoding nuclear transport factor 2 family protein has product MSSRFETPADAETAFYRAFEANDLAAMMAVWDEADDVVCVHPMGRPLRGVRAVREGWRELFGAEVAMRFGVEAVQVSRHDDLAIHIVMEHILVPDGRPVAPMTATNIYRRTPLGWRMVLHHASPAPGAATATSGHALH; this is encoded by the coding sequence ATGAGTTCCCGCTTCGAAACCCCTGCCGACGCGGAAACGGCGTTCTACCGCGCCTTCGAAGCCAACGATCTGGCCGCCATGATGGCCGTATGGGATGAAGCCGACGACGTCGTGTGCGTGCATCCCATGGGCCGACCCCTGCGCGGCGTGCGCGCGGTGCGGGAGGGATGGCGGGAACTGTTCGGCGCCGAGGTGGCCATGCGCTTCGGCGTGGAAGCGGTGCAGGTGAGCCGCCACGATGACCTCGCCATCCATATCGTCATGGAGCACATCCTGGTGCCGGATGGCCGGCCCGTGGCGCCCATGACCGCCACCAACATCTACCGACGCACGCCCCTGGGCTGGCGCATGGTGCTGCACCATGCCTCGCCGGCACCGGGAGCGGCGACGGCCACAAGCGGCCACGCCCTCCACTGA
- a CDS encoding hydrolase, translating into MPGRLVHSTYRAPLWLAGGHLQTLYAALLVRVPSIPYRRERWVLADGDFLDLDWVDGPLDAPLLVLFHGLEGSSRGHYARALMQAVRRRGFSGVIPHFRGCSGEPNRLARAYHSGDSAEIDLILRRLRAEFPRRALFAVGVSLGGNALLKWLGEGGAACRSVIDAAAAVSAPVDLVAAGRTLDRGLNRQLYVRHFLASLRAKALDKIARHRLPVSPAAIRSASTLYRFDDLFTAPLHGFRDAMDYWTRASSKPWLNSIAVPTLLLNARNDPFLPASALPTVEEVSAAVTLEYPAAGGHVGFVSGPFPGRLDWLPQRLMDFFAAQGNKPIRVAPESLFSTV; encoded by the coding sequence ATGCCCGGCCGGCTTGTGCATTCCACCTATCGGGCGCCCCTGTGGCTCGCCGGGGGGCATCTCCAGACGCTCTATGCGGCGCTCTTGGTGCGCGTGCCCTCCATCCCCTATCGCCGCGAGCGCTGGGTGCTGGCCGACGGTGATTTCCTCGACCTGGATTGGGTGGACGGGCCCCTCGATGCGCCGCTTCTGGTGCTCTTCCATGGACTGGAAGGCAGCTCCCGCGGCCATTATGCGCGGGCGCTCATGCAGGCGGTGCGCCGGCGCGGCTTCTCCGGAGTCATCCCCCATTTCCGCGGCTGCAGCGGCGAGCCCAACCGCCTGGCCCGCGCCTACCATTCCGGAGACAGCGCGGAAATCGATCTCATCCTGCGCCGGCTGCGCGCCGAATTTCCCCGCCGGGCCCTCTTCGCGGTGGGGGTTTCCCTGGGGGGCAATGCGCTCCTCAAATGGCTGGGGGAGGGGGGTGCCGCCTGCCGGTCGGTGATCGATGCGGCAGCCGCGGTCTCCGCCCCCGTGGACCTCGTCGCCGCCGGCCGGACGCTGGACCGGGGTTTGAACCGCCAGCTCTATGTGCGTCATTTTCTGGCAAGCCTCAGGGCCAAGGCCCTGGACAAAATCGCCCGCCACCGGCTGCCGGTGAGTCCCGCCGCCATCCGCAGCGCCTCGACCCTGTACCGCTTCGATGATTTGTTCACCGCCCCCCTGCACGGCTTCCGCGATGCCATGGATTACTGGACGCGCGCCAGCAGCAAGCCCTGGCTGAATTCCATTGCCGTGCCAACCCTGCTGCTCAATGCGAGGAACGATCCCTTCCTGCCGGCAAGCGCCCTGCCCACGGTGGAGGAGGTGAGCGCCGCAGTGACGCTGGAATACCCGGCCGCGGGCGGGCACGTGGGTTTCGTCAGCGGCCCTTTCCCCGGGCGCCTTGACTGGCTGCCCCAGCGCCTGATGGATTTCTTTGCCGCGCAGGGGAACAAGCCGATAAGGGTTGCGCCCGAATCGTTATTCTCAACCGTGTAG
- a CDS encoding phosphomannomutase/phosphoglucomutase, translated as MPHYPKEIFKAYDIRGIVGQTFTPEIVEAIGQAIGSEARARHQRAIVIGRDGRLSGPTLAEALARGILKAGIDVIDIGMVATPMTYFAAFELGTHSAVMVTGSHNPPDYNGLKMVLGGETLAGEAIQALRERLERNDLSHGQGSLRQEDISDRYIERIVSDVKLARPMKIVIDCGNGVPGAFAPKLYRRLGCEVTELYCEVDGRFPHHHPDPSQPKNLEDLIQALAQGDAEIGLAFDGDGDRLGVVTKEGQIIFPDRQLMLFADDVLSRNPGAKIIFDVKSTRKLFDWIRARGGEPILWKTGHSFIKAKMKETGALLAGEMSGHIFFKDRWYGFDDGMYAGCRLLEYLSRQPDVSATLTRLPDTVNTPELQIRMAEGEHYALMEKLKTTARFPGAREIITLDGLRVEYADGFGLARPSNTTPVIVLRFEADNEAALKRIQADFRRVLLEAAPDLKLPF; from the coding sequence ATGCCCCATTATCCCAAGGAAATCTTCAAGGCCTACGACATCCGCGGCATCGTCGGCCAGACCTTCACCCCCGAGATCGTCGAGGCCATCGGCCAGGCCATCGGCTCGGAAGCCCGGGCCCGGCATCAGCGCGCCATCGTCATCGGCCGCGACGGCCGCCTCTCCGGCCCGACCCTGGCGGAGGCCCTGGCGCGGGGGATTCTCAAGGCCGGCATCGATGTCATCGACATCGGTATGGTGGCCACTCCCATGACCTATTTCGCCGCCTTCGAACTGGGCACCCATTCGGCGGTGATGGTCACCGGCAGCCACAACCCGCCGGATTACAACGGCCTCAAAATGGTGCTGGGCGGCGAGACCCTCGCCGGCGAGGCGATCCAGGCCCTGCGCGAGAGACTGGAGCGCAACGATCTCAGCCACGGCCAGGGGAGTCTGCGGCAGGAGGACATCAGCGACCGCTACATCGAGCGCATCGTCTCCGATGTCAAGCTGGCGCGACCGATGAAGATCGTCATCGATTGCGGCAATGGGGTGCCCGGCGCGTTTGCCCCCAAGCTCTATCGCCGCCTGGGCTGCGAGGTGACGGAGCTCTACTGCGAGGTGGATGGCCGCTTCCCCCATCATCATCCCGATCCCTCGCAACCCAAGAACCTCGAGGACCTGATCCAGGCGCTTGCGCAAGGCGATGCGGAGATTGGGCTGGCCTTCGACGGTGACGGCGATCGTCTGGGCGTGGTGACCAAAGAGGGCCAGATCATCTTCCCTGACCGCCAGCTCATGCTCTTCGCCGATGATGTGCTGTCGCGCAATCCCGGCGCGAAGATCATCTTCGACGTCAAATCCACCCGGAAACTCTTCGACTGGATCCGCGCCCGCGGCGGCGAGCCCATCCTGTGGAAGACGGGTCATTCCTTCATCAAGGCGAAGATGAAGGAAACCGGCGCGCTGCTCGCCGGCGAGATGAGCGGCCACATTTTCTTCAAGGATCGCTGGTATGGCTTTGACGACGGCATGTATGCGGGCTGCCGCCTGCTGGAATATCTGTCACGCCAGCCCGACGTGAGCGCCACCCTGACCCGCCTGCCGGACACGGTGAACACGCCGGAGCTGCAGATCAGGATGGCCGAAGGGGAACACTACGCCCTGATGGAAAAGCTCAAGACCACCGCCCGCTTTCCCGGGGCCAGGGAAATCATCACCCTCGATGGCCTGCGGGTGGAATACGCAGACGGCTTCGGCCTCGCGCGTCCCTCCAACACCACCCCGGTGATCGTGCTGCGCTTCGAGGCCGACAACGAGGCGGCCCTCAAGCGTATTCAGGCCGACTTCCGCCGCGTCCTGCTGGAAGCCGCGCCCGATCTCAAGCTGCCGTTCTGA
- a CDS encoding quinone-dependent dihydroorotate dehydrogenase: protein MLYCLARPLLFALDPETAHDLTLEALARAGGLLRFAAPRVPCTPRTVMGISFPNPLGLAAGLDKNGEAIDGLAALGFGFLEIGTVTPRPQPGNPRPRLFRLPEAQALINRMGFNNHGVDVLVENVRRAQYRGVLGINIGKNFDTPMAQAVEDYLICLRKVYAYASYVTVNVSSPNTRNLRDLQGEKALDGLLSALKGEQARLADRHGRYVPLVLKIAPDLDGDQIAVIADRLIAHRIDGVIATNTTTSREGVSGLVHSEEAGGLSGAPLRDKATAVIRALHARLGDAVPIIGVGGILTGRDAQEKIEAGAKLVQIYTGLIYRGPALVREILETLCPGGNPP, encoded by the coding sequence ATGCTCTATTGCCTCGCCCGCCCCCTCCTTTTCGCCCTCGACCCGGAAACCGCCCACGATCTTACCCTCGAGGCGCTGGCCAGGGCGGGCGGCCTGTTGCGCTTCGCGGCACCCCGCGTCCCCTGCACACCGCGCACGGTGATGGGCATCTCCTTCCCCAATCCCCTGGGACTGGCGGCGGGTCTCGACAAGAATGGCGAGGCCATCGATGGACTCGCGGCCCTGGGCTTCGGTTTTCTCGAAATCGGCACCGTCACTCCGCGACCGCAGCCGGGCAACCCCCGGCCGCGCCTTTTCCGCCTCCCCGAGGCACAGGCCCTCATCAACCGCATGGGCTTCAACAACCACGGTGTCGATGTCCTGGTGGAGAACGTCAGACGGGCGCAATATCGCGGCGTGCTGGGCATCAACATCGGCAAGAACTTCGACACCCCCATGGCGCAGGCGGTGGAGGACTATCTCATCTGTCTGCGCAAGGTCTATGCGTATGCCAGTTACGTGACGGTGAACGTCTCCTCCCCCAACACCCGCAACCTGCGTGATCTGCAGGGAGAGAAGGCGCTCGACGGACTGCTCTCCGCCCTCAAGGGGGAACAGGCGCGCCTTGCCGACCGCCATGGCCGTTACGTGCCCCTCGTGCTCAAGATCGCCCCCGATCTCGACGGGGACCAGATCGCGGTCATCGCCGATCGGTTGATTGCCCATCGCATCGACGGCGTCATCGCCACCAACACCACCACAAGCCGCGAAGGGGTGAGCGGGCTGGTGCACAGCGAGGAGGCCGGGGGCCTGTCCGGCGCGCCGTTGCGGGACAAGGCCACCGCGGTCATCCGTGCTCTCCATGCAAGGCTTGGGGATGCCGTGCCCATCATCGGCGTGGGAGGCATTCTCACCGGCAGGGATGCGCAGGAAAAAATCGAGGCGGGGGCGAAGCTCGTGCAGATTTACACCGGCCTCATCTATCGCGGCCCGGCGCTTGTCCGGGAGATCCTGGAAACCCTTTGTCCCGGCGGGAATCCCCCATGA